From Lolium perenne isolate Kyuss_39 chromosome 5, Kyuss_2.0, whole genome shotgun sequence, a single genomic window includes:
- the LOC127299273 gene encoding mavicyanin-like, whose product MAARALLVIALILAVFGTALSASYTVGAPRGSWDTQTNYVQWTSNLKFRAGDQMLFRYSRAAHNVVEVSKADYDACSASSPIASFQTSNDIVPLTAAGSRYFICGVPGHCDAGMKVRIDVEEATPGGALSPVSPRAGSAAPAVAPMPSVEITPSTSGQAMPPSSSAVSVGTGSVGLYLGAAFTASLMVFY is encoded by the coding sequence ATGGCAGCCAGAGCTCTCCTCGTCATCGCCCTGATCTTAGCAGTGTTTGGAACAGCGCTCAGTGCTAGCTACACCGTCGGAGCGCCAAGAGGGTCGTGGGATACCCAGACGAACTATGTCCAGTGGACTTCCAACCTAAAGTTCCGCGCCGGCGACCAGATGCTGTTCAGGTACTCCAGAGCGGCACACAACGTGGTGGAGGTGAGCAAGGCGGACTACGACGCGTGCTCCGCTTCCAGCCCCATCGCTTCCTTCCAGACCAGCAACGACATCGTCCCGCTCACCGCCGCCGGCAGCAGGTACTTCATCTGCGGCGTTCCAGGGCACTGCGATGCTGGCATGAAGGTCCGTATCGACGTTGAGGAAGCAACACCCGGTGGTGCCCTGTCGCCTGTGAGCCCTCGTGCAGGTTCAGCTGCACCGGCTGTGGCGCCCATGCCGAGTGTAGAGATCACGCCCTCGACTAGCGGCCAGGCAATGCCTCCGTCGAGCTCAGCGGTGTCAGTTGGGACTGGATCGGTGGGGCTATATTTGGGAGCTGCCTTCACGGCCAGTCTCATGGTTTTCTACTAG